A genome region from Rattus norvegicus strain BN/NHsdMcwi chromosome 17, GRCr8, whole genome shotgun sequence includes the following:
- the Or2w1 gene encoding olfactory receptor Olr1662, whose translation MDPSNYSTLHVFILLGFSDHPHLEMILSGVVTFFYIVTLVGNTAIILASLLDPHLHTPMYFFLRNLSFLDLCFTTSIVPQMLVNLWGPEKTISSVGCIVQLYVYMWLGSIECLLLAVMSYDRFTAICKPLHYFVIMNPRLCVKMIVMVWGISLANSVVLCTLTVNLPRCGHNLLDHFLCELPAMVRIACVDTTTVEMSVFALGIVIVLTPLILILISYGYIAKTVLNMKSKVGQQKAMNTCGSHLTVVSIFYGTIIYMYLQPGNRASKDQGKFLTLFYTIITPSLNPLIYTLRNRDMKDALKKIMRFYHRFSELHRN comes from the coding sequence ATGGACCCAAGCAACTATAGTACTTTGCATGTTTTTATCCTGCTTGGCTTCTCTGACCACCCTCACCTGGAAATGATCCTCTCTGGAGTTGTCACCTTCTTTTACATTGTTACACTGGTGGGTAACACTGCTATCATTCTTGCATCCCTCCTGGATCCCCATCTCCACACACCAATGTACTTTTTCCTCAGGAATTTATCTTTCCTGGATCTATGTTTCACAACAAGCATTGTCCCTCAGATGCTGGTTAACTTGTGGGGACCTGAAAAGACCATCAGCTCTGTGGGCTGTATTGTTCAGCTCTACGTGTATATGTGGCTGGGCTCCATTGAGTGTCTGCTCTTGGCTGTCATGTCCTATGATCGCTTCACAGCTATTTGTAAGCCCCTGCATTACTTTGTAATCATGAATCCACGTCTGTGTGTCAAGATGATAGTCATGGTCTGGGGTATTAGTTTGGCCAACTCTGTAGTATTATGCACACTCACTGTGAATTTGCCTCGATGTGGACACAACCTCCTGGACCATTTCCTGTGTGAGCTGCCAGCCATGGTCAGGATAGCTTGTGTAGACACCACAACAGTTGAAATGTCTGTCTTTGCTCTAGGCATTGTCATTGTCCTTACACCTCTCATCCTTATTCTTATTTCCTATGGCTACATAGCCAAAACTGTGCTCAACATGAAGTCAAAGGTAGGGCAACAAAAAGCAATGAATACCTGTGGATCTCATCTCACTGTGGTCTCCATATTCTATGGAACTATCATCTACATGTATTTACAACCCGGTAACAGGGCCTCTAAGGACCAAGGCAAGTTCCTCACCCTCTTTTACACAATTATCACTCCAAGTCTCAACCCCCTCATTTACACCCTAAGAAACCGAGACATGAAAGATGCACTGAAAAAAATCATGAGGTTTTACCACAGATTTTCAGAATTACACAGAAACTAG